The following proteins are co-located in the Arctopsyche grandis isolate Sample6627 chromosome 3, ASM5162203v2, whole genome shotgun sequence genome:
- the LOC143909234 gene encoding uncharacterized protein LOC143909234: protein MTVDEQFLNSPLYTVVLSRVKQLTRLYACRLGPGRDKLSSRARNRFQSLRGSFRKELKKVVDSQRSGRGTDDVYKSTLWYFDNLLFTKDQELSANSICNIDEDPEDESRTNDYFHQNDISTNESVTDSGAGETGQQTKVTDAASTAMASTPRKKRKATTNYQAEFYKICTNTLKSTSKELSEFGVTGINIGKKLAKMDPLQAIYAESIINNVIRKGLLKNLSVATDVCDNYCNKKLIIHAPSSVD, encoded by the exons atgacCGTGGACGAACAATTTCTCAATAGCCCCCTTTACACAGTCGTTCTATCGCGCGTGAAACAGCTAACACGATTGTACGCGTGTAGACTTGGACCGGGAAGGGATAAACTCAGCAGTCGTGCGCGCAATCGT TTTCAAAGTTTAAGAGGGTCCTTCCGGAAGGAACTCAAGAAAGTAGTAGACAGCCAACGTAGTGGAAGAGGAACAGATGACGTGTACAAATCTACCCTCTGGTACTTTGATAATTTGCTCTTCACTAAGGATCAAGAACTATCTGCTAATAGTATATGTAACATTGATGAAGATCCAGAGGATGAAAGCCGTACTAAtgattattttcatcaaaatgaTATTTCGACTAATGAAAGTGTTACAGACAGTGGAGCTGGTGAAACTGGGCAGCAAACTAAAGTC acTGACGCTGCGTCGACTGCAATGGCGTCGACACCTAGAAAAAAAAGGAAGGCTACGACAAACTACCAGGCCGAATTCTACAAAATCTGCACAAATACGCTAAAATCTACCAGCAAGGAGCTTTCGGAGTTTGGCGTTACCGGAATAAATATAGGCAAAAAATTAGCAAAGATGGATCCACTGCAGGCAATTTATGCGGAATctattataaataatgttattcGTAAAGGGCTACTGAAAAATCTGTCGGTAGCCACTGATGTGTGTGACAATTACTGTAATAAGAAACTTATAATTCATGCACCATCTTCCGTCGACTAA